A genomic stretch from Vibrio cortegadensis includes:
- a CDS encoding VOC family protein, with translation MKMNHVGIMVGDMDKAVEFYTNALGLNVVMGNTKVEEERETAIGRMCVAVFGEGFKGFNIAHLVTSDGIGVELFEMKERQERHNVDFSRIGIFHFCLQTDDFHGVIERTKQFGGKVRMDIMRYHPEDETKPAQMVYLEDPFGNLFELYSHTYEETYASDYE, from the coding sequence ATGAAAATGAATCATGTAGGCATAATGGTTGGCGATATGGATAAAGCGGTTGAGTTTTATACTAATGCTCTTGGCCTAAACGTTGTAATGGGTAATACTAAAGTTGAAGAAGAGCGCGAAACAGCGATTGGCAGAATGTGTGTCGCGGTTTTTGGCGAAGGCTTTAAAGGGTTTAACATTGCACACCTAGTGACTTCAGATGGCATTGGCGTTGAATTATTTGAAATGAAAGAGCGCCAAGAACGTCATAATGTTGATTTCTCTCGAATTGGTATTTTCCACTTTTGCCTGCAAACCGATGACTTCCACGGTGTGATTGAACGCACTAAACAATTTGGCGGCAAAGTACGCATGGATATTATGCGTTACCACCCAGAAGATGAGACAAAACCAGCGCAAATGGTTTACCTAGAAGACCCGTTCGGCAATCTATTTGAGCTTTACTCTCATACTTATGAAGAGACTTACGCATCTGATTACGAATAA
- a CDS encoding bifunctional 4-hydroxy-2-oxoglutarate aldolase/2-dehydro-3-deoxy-phosphogluconate aldolase: protein MTTLNEQLANFKVIPVIAINKAEDAIPLGQTLIDNGMPCAEITFRTECAPEAIRIMRAKYPEMLIGAGTILTNEQVDQAIDAGVDFIVSPGFNPRTVQYCLDKNIPIIPGVNNPSLVELAMDMGLSTLKFFPAEASGGTAMLKALSAVYPVKFMPTGGVSLKNLDEYLSISSVITCGGTWMVPTNLIDEGKWEELGKLISDAITHV from the coding sequence ATGACGACATTGAATGAACAACTAGCCAACTTTAAAGTCATTCCCGTGATTGCAATCAATAAAGCGGAAGACGCAATCCCTCTTGGCCAAACTCTTATTGATAATGGTATGCCTTGTGCTGAAATAACGTTCCGCACTGAATGTGCCCCAGAGGCTATTCGCATTATGCGAGCCAAATACCCTGAGATGTTGATTGGTGCTGGTACGATCTTAACTAACGAGCAAGTAGATCAAGCTATCGATGCTGGCGTTGATTTCATTGTAAGCCCTGGGTTTAATCCTAGAACCGTTCAGTATTGCCTGGATAAAAATATCCCCATCATCCCTGGCGTTAATAACCCTAGCCTCGTAGAGCTGGCAATGGATATGGGACTTAGCACCTTAAAATTCTTCCCAGCTGAAGCTTCTGGCGGCACTGCAATGCTCAAAGCTCTATCTGCTGTTTATCCTGTTAAGTTTATGCCGACAGGAGGCGTAAGCTTAAAAAATCTTGATGAGTATCTATCCATTTCGTCCGTGATTACTTGCGGAGGTACGTGGATGGTACCTACCAACCTCATTGATGAAGGTAAATGGGAAGAGTTAGGTAAATTAATTAGCGATGCTATAACGCATGTATGA
- a CDS encoding putative quorum-sensing-regulated virulence factor produces the protein MLEKQNLLKLAKIKMPYGKFAGRVLIDLPEEYLLWFDKKGFPEGELGELLKLCLCLKIEGLDSVVKPLKRM, from the coding sequence GTGTTAGAAAAACAAAATTTACTTAAACTCGCTAAAATCAAGATGCCATATGGAAAGTTTGCGGGTCGTGTCCTTATCGATTTACCCGAAGAGTATTTGTTGTGGTTTGATAAGAAAGGCTTTCCTGAAGGCGAGCTGGGGGAATTATTAAAGCTTTGCTTATGCCTAAAAATTGAAGGCTTAGATAGTGTCGTAAAGCCCCTAAAAAGGATGTAG
- a CDS encoding sensor domain-containing diguanylate cyclase, which yields MVKFIRERNDILRSKNRRFSAYIALIFLFILFVATAISLVTHKNIDQARAEKQTSEILRMQDHLLLKVRSIGTDLTYFAHSDLAQSVLMSNEPKSSSYLASLMLKITTIKKQYDQIRIIDSQGQEVIRIDQQATNTFFQVPSEGLQDKSARYYFQKTRQLKPNQIFISKFDLNKEHGKVESPIKPMIRFSTPIYSSTGSFLGIGIINYRGSDLLHSLDDLNIHNNDNIYLVNDNGYLLKGYDKEKEWSFMYPEKKQYKFSDEFSTVWASMTTSPEGMVTTPQGEFYFLKTALNPFNELSSVNSESLFLVMHVPKSVLTNEFSALMENILIAILLVTPIVAFLSYQLASSQEEHKWLVEKLTIEARHDGLTGLYNRHAIVEFLEEQIDKTPSSIPLLSVGFIDANNLKKINDNYGHEAGDNLIKGLAKAISSTVRTSDFSARLGGDEFLIVFMNCNVEDASHSMHRILANLRTLGLKGNMDWSMSYGCAELLDNDSVESLIGRADKDMYKQKLAKKNQ from the coding sequence ATGGTTAAGTTTATTAGAGAAAGAAATGACATTTTACGCAGTAAAAATAGACGTTTTTCTGCTTATATTGCCCTTATATTCTTATTCATATTATTTGTTGCAACAGCGATCAGCCTAGTCACTCACAAAAATATCGACCAAGCTCGCGCTGAAAAGCAAACCTCCGAAATTCTGCGTATGCAGGATCACCTTTTATTAAAAGTGAGATCAATAGGCACCGACCTTACCTACTTCGCACATAGCGATCTTGCTCAGTCGGTATTGATGTCTAATGAACCTAAAAGCTCTTCATACCTAGCATCATTAATGCTGAAAATCACTACGATAAAAAAACAGTACGACCAAATTAGAATTATCGATAGTCAAGGTCAAGAAGTGATCCGAATCGATCAACAGGCGACTAACACATTCTTTCAAGTCCCGAGTGAGGGGTTGCAAGACAAATCCGCACGTTACTATTTCCAAAAAACACGTCAACTGAAGCCAAATCAGATATTCATTTCAAAGTTTGACCTCAATAAAGAACATGGAAAAGTTGAATCCCCAATTAAACCTATGATCAGGTTTTCAACACCTATTTACTCTTCTACTGGATCTTTTCTTGGTATTGGCATTATCAACTACAGAGGTAGCGACCTTCTCCACTCTCTTGACGATCTAAATATTCATAACAATGACAATATCTATCTTGTTAACGACAATGGATACTTGCTGAAAGGCTATGACAAAGAGAAAGAATGGTCTTTTATGTACCCTGAGAAAAAGCAGTATAAGTTCTCAGATGAGTTTTCTACGGTTTGGGCTTCAATGACGACGTCGCCTGAAGGGATGGTGACAACACCTCAAGGTGAGTTCTACTTTCTAAAAACCGCCTTAAACCCCTTTAATGAGCTTTCTAGTGTCAATAGTGAGAGTCTCTTCCTTGTGATGCATGTACCTAAGAGTGTTCTCACTAATGAGTTTTCAGCCCTGATGGAAAACATCCTCATTGCGATCCTTTTAGTTACTCCAATCGTGGCCTTTTTGTCATACCAACTTGCAAGCTCACAGGAAGAACATAAATGGCTTGTAGAAAAATTAACCATTGAAGCTCGCCATGACGGTTTGACCGGGCTCTATAATCGCCACGCTATTGTAGAATTCCTCGAAGAACAAATAGATAAAACCCCAAGCTCCATTCCTCTTTTATCTGTTGGCTTTATTGATGCGAATAATCTTAAGAAGATAAATGACAATTATGGCCATGAGGCAGGAGATAATTTAATTAAAGGCTTGGCTAAAGCGATCAGCTCAACAGTGCGTACCTCTGATTTTTCCGCACGTCTTGGAGGAGATGAGTTCCTAATTGTCTTTATGAACTGTAACGTAGAAGATGCCAGTCACTCTATGCATCGTATTTTAGCTAATTTACGAACTCTAGGCTTAAAGGGCAACATGGACTGGAGCATGAGTTACGGTTGTGCAGAATTGTTGGATAACGACAGCGTGGAGTCACTCATTGGTCGAGCTGACAAAGATATGTATAAGCAAAAGCTAGCCAAGAAGAACCAGTAG
- a CDS encoding YkgJ family cysteine cluster protein produces the protein MTIEVTNIEVANVSGTDNEALEVSCANCQACCCRLEVIIISDTGVPEEHITHDQWGGEVMARLDDGWCSALDRYTKMCTIYENRPWVCREVQVGSYECLEERNIFL, from the coding sequence ATGACGATTGAAGTAACCAATATTGAAGTCGCTAACGTTAGTGGCACGGATAACGAAGCGTTAGAAGTTTCTTGTGCAAACTGCCAAGCTTGTTGCTGCCGTTTAGAAGTGATTATTATTTCAGACACTGGCGTTCCAGAGGAACATATAACTCACGATCAATGGGGTGGGGAGGTGATGGCTCGGCTTGATGATGGTTGGTGTTCTGCTCTCGACCGCTATACTAAAATGTGTACGATTTATGAGAATCGCCCATGGGTTTGTCGTGAGGTACAAGTGGGTTCATACGAATGTCTCGAAGAACGAAATATCTTTTTATAG
- a CDS encoding PBPRA1643 family SWIM/SEC-C metal-binding motif protein, producing MSKMFFKGRIETRQNHVQSGYNVDRKIKAGTEESPISVLVNSEARKLEMEALAAENALFVAITVDAEKEENTIEFDTVINKPKTTVFEKTPNRNDPCVCGSGKKYKKCCA from the coding sequence ATGTCTAAAATGTTCTTCAAAGGCCGAATCGAAACAAGACAGAATCACGTCCAATCTGGCTACAATGTAGACCGTAAGATCAAAGCGGGAACAGAAGAATCACCAATTTCAGTATTGGTTAACTCAGAAGCTCGTAAATTGGAAATGGAAGCGCTAGCGGCAGAAAATGCGCTGTTCGTGGCAATTACCGTTGATGCAGAAAAAGAAGAGAACACAATTGAGTTTGATACGGTCATTAATAAGCCGAAAACAACAGTGTTTGAAAAAACACCTAACCGTAACGACCCATGTGTTTGTGGAAGCGGTAAAAAATACAAGAAGTGCTGCGCTTAA
- the cspE gene encoding transcription antiterminator/RNA stability regulator CspE, whose protein sequence is MSNTNTGTVKWFNEEKGFGFISQDNGDADVFVHFRAIASEGFKTLKEGQKVSFNVENGQKGLQAANVIAL, encoded by the coding sequence ATGTCTAATACAAATACTGGTACAGTAAAATGGTTTAACGAAGAGAAAGGTTTCGGCTTCATTTCTCAAGACAACGGCGACGCTGACGTATTTGTACACTTCCGTGCAATCGCATCAGAAGGTTTCAAAACACTGAAAGAAGGCCAAAAGGTTTCTTTCAATGTTGAAAACGGTCAAAAAGGCCTACAAGCTGCGAACGTAATCGCACTTTAA
- a CDS encoding AraC family transcriptional regulator, protein MKKDYHRRLVPVIRYLEQNFNQPLNLEKVADLAYLSPYHFHRIFKAVVGETLNEYLRRLRIESAANDLFYKKSPVIEVALEYGFSSSQSLAKVFRQYFNLTPSQIRDCSNIDSFSALLQSSKIGHTLRKIGHDSENDARYTESKLTQWSSTMDIQHFDSSTLAYIRVTGPYGENYEPAVGTLYNWAGPNGLASNTSIFIYHDNPEITPTEKCRTDICLMVPEDTKPGSGIETKNFTGGKYGVIRKTITSKDQYGSAWDELMSQVVEQGLDCDDRPCFELYHSYDINTGVADVSFCTALAD, encoded by the coding sequence ATGAAAAAAGACTATCATCGCAGACTGGTTCCTGTTATTCGGTACCTTGAACAGAACTTTAATCAGCCCCTAAATTTAGAAAAAGTCGCCGATCTTGCCTATCTTTCGCCCTATCACTTTCATCGAATATTTAAAGCTGTGGTAGGTGAAACTCTAAATGAATATTTACGCCGACTACGAATCGAGAGTGCTGCTAATGATCTGTTTTACAAGAAAAGCCCAGTGATAGAAGTCGCACTTGAGTATGGCTTTTCGAGTTCACAGAGCCTTGCGAAAGTTTTCCGCCAATATTTCAACCTCACACCGAGTCAAATCAGAGATTGTTCCAACATTGATTCGTTTTCAGCATTATTACAAAGTAGCAAGATCGGACACACACTGCGCAAGATTGGACACGATTCAGAAAATGACGCTCGCTATACTGAATCTAAATTAACCCAATGGAGCAGCACCATGGATATTCAACACTTCGATTCAAGTACGCTAGCATATATACGAGTAACAGGGCCTTACGGTGAAAACTACGAGCCCGCGGTTGGAACACTCTATAACTGGGCAGGGCCAAACGGACTGGCAAGTAACACATCAATCTTCATTTACCATGACAACCCTGAAATCACACCCACCGAGAAATGTAGAACAGATATCTGCCTGATGGTTCCTGAAGACACAAAACCAGGCTCAGGAATAGAGACAAAGAACTTTACTGGTGGGAAGTATGGCGTGATCCGTAAAACCATCACTAGCAAAGACCAATATGGATCCGCTTGGGATGAACTCATGTCTCAGGTGGTTGAGCAAGGACTAGATTGCGATGACCGCCCTTGCTTCGAGTTGTATCACAGCTACGACATCAACACGGGAGTCGCTGACGTTAGCTTTTGCACCGCGCTAGCTGACTAA
- a CDS encoding HlyD family secretion protein, whose product MLEGLAVWALFIYLLRLVGMPWNKATKSFSYLGGTSWLLFVWVGLINYTPMDLSGGSVVQSPHIQLRPDSIKINGKVKHIYIQPNQRVTKGQLIYEIDSEQYEIALRQAEVKKAVAQVALTAAQEDIAIATADYHSRQQDLATSESQLESAKVDYTLQQKMLMRYQEQNRVVNNTITASDIDKQISTVDMAKQNVVTIQSQIKKKQVDADKANLNITKSTLAVDSRKADILSAEQTVAKAQWDLDSTKVYAPADGFVTNFILREGQLISRIPRLQMYTDEKYVLMRVNHQAIRNVKAGQVAEFSSSVYPGKVFSAEVEGIVEATGESQSNLLGLEPSVRTTTGKNLNNKHHFVRLKLDEPEGYDIPVGSVGLAWISGDKPVAFMGFLDVIRGIIIRMKSQLYFFYSI is encoded by the coding sequence ATGTTAGAAGGTTTAGCGGTATGGGCTCTTTTCATCTATTTGCTGAGATTAGTCGGCATGCCATGGAACAAAGCGACTAAGTCATTCTCTTATTTGGGTGGTACATCTTGGCTTCTTTTCGTCTGGGTTGGATTGATCAATTATACCCCAATGGATCTCTCTGGTGGCTCTGTGGTGCAATCGCCTCACATTCAACTTCGTCCAGATTCAATCAAGATAAATGGAAAAGTAAAACACATTTACATACAACCGAATCAGAGAGTCACTAAAGGCCAACTGATCTATGAGATTGATAGTGAACAGTATGAGATCGCTCTACGCCAAGCGGAAGTCAAAAAGGCCGTAGCACAAGTGGCACTCACCGCAGCTCAAGAAGATATTGCTATTGCCACTGCTGACTACCATTCTAGGCAACAAGATCTAGCGACATCGGAAAGCCAACTTGAGTCAGCAAAAGTGGATTATACACTTCAACAAAAAATGTTGATGCGCTATCAAGAGCAAAACCGTGTCGTGAACAATACCATCACTGCCAGTGACATTGATAAGCAGATCAGCACGGTTGATATGGCAAAACAAAATGTGGTTACTATTCAATCACAGATTAAGAAAAAGCAAGTAGATGCGGATAAAGCAAACTTAAATATCACTAAGTCAACGCTTGCCGTCGACAGCAGAAAAGCAGACATATTAAGTGCGGAGCAAACGGTCGCAAAAGCACAATGGGATCTAGATAGTACTAAGGTATACGCACCAGCAGATGGTTTTGTGACTAATTTCATTCTACGTGAAGGGCAACTAATCTCCCGAATTCCACGCTTACAAATGTACACCGATGAAAAATACGTCTTAATGCGAGTCAATCACCAAGCAATACGCAATGTGAAGGCTGGGCAAGTCGCTGAATTTTCATCATCAGTGTATCCAGGCAAAGTTTTTTCAGCAGAAGTTGAAGGGATTGTTGAGGCCACGGGAGAATCACAAAGTAATCTACTAGGCTTGGAACCTTCAGTCAGAACAACAACAGGGAAAAACTTAAACAATAAACACCACTTTGTTCGCCTTAAACTAGATGAGCCTGAAGGCTATGATATTCCGGTTGGCTCTGTTGGTTTAGCCTGGATAAGTGGAGATAAACCTGTGGCGTTTATGGGCTTCTTAGATGTTATTCGTGGCATCATCATAAGAATGAAGTCACAGCTGTACTTCTTCTATTCCATCTAA
- a CDS encoding MFS transporter, whose amino-acid sequence MSLLSVPFVGTGADTALHVVAGVVLLATIAAAGFGFWRLHELPINKAHSKDHHQLGLITALTWIGFVWHWVWVLAVILAFVDMEKAILNLRDIWKSEPSNVTLAPETEPTINQQQEKAMENQSC is encoded by the coding sequence ATGAGTTTACTTAGCGTACCCTTTGTCGGTACTGGCGCTGATACAGCCTTACATGTTGTCGCTGGTGTCGTACTGTTGGCCACTATTGCTGCTGCTGGATTTGGTTTCTGGCGTTTGCACGAATTACCAATTAATAAAGCGCACAGTAAAGATCACCATCAACTTGGATTGATAACGGCGCTCACATGGATTGGTTTTGTTTGGCACTGGGTGTGGGTTTTAGCCGTAATTCTGGCATTCGTCGATATGGAAAAAGCGATCCTAAACTTACGCGACATCTGGAAAAGTGAACCGAGTAACGTAACTTTAGCTCCAGAAACTGAACCAACGATAAACCAACAACAAGAGAAAGCAATGGAGAATCAATCATGTTAG
- a CDS encoding AraC family transcriptional regulator codes for MKKHGHFVRGLSVIYIYQEMLDEYDINSADLVFPPSVFKNPMNLIPISEVNRWLKSLNSVTGNPDAMFEAAKRVNLDKIGSIGYWFFSGHDLSSTIRRINTGIHCLQSGVFLAGAQVGPILKWTYHNPSIESEAKVHDSVRVAVFMTKVLRRYLGEDFSPVRVMLSGKRDNDSLYRQYFGCEIEWNHSKTEVWFNSNLRLATRQVLSGDKKRLAMSFSDLDEYLNMPDAEDELKVIYETINYSRHFGLPTLERVSGLLGLSEQQFQRRLHRLGLNFSTIMGYVLSNIAVELLRHNIAIEEIAERLGYLHVASFNRMFKKHRGLTPKQYLDRFSDAF; via the coding sequence ATGAAAAAACATGGGCATTTTGTTAGAGGGTTAAGTGTCATCTATATTTACCAAGAAATGCTTGATGAGTATGACATTAACTCGGCAGATTTAGTTTTCCCCCCATCGGTATTCAAAAATCCGATGAATTTGATCCCTATCTCGGAAGTGAATCGCTGGCTCAAGAGTCTTAACTCGGTAACGGGCAATCCTGATGCGATGTTTGAGGCTGCGAAAAGGGTTAATTTGGACAAAATAGGCTCGATAGGATATTGGTTTTTTTCGGGTCACGACTTATCTTCAACGATTCGCCGGATTAATACTGGGATTCACTGTTTGCAATCTGGTGTCTTTCTTGCGGGCGCTCAAGTTGGGCCGATCCTAAAGTGGACTTACCATAACCCTTCTATTGAATCTGAAGCAAAAGTACACGATAGCGTTCGGGTTGCCGTTTTCATGACTAAGGTGCTTCGTCGCTATCTAGGTGAGGATTTTTCCCCTGTCCGTGTCATGCTGTCTGGAAAAAGAGATAACGATTCGCTATATCGTCAATACTTTGGTTGCGAAATCGAGTGGAATCACTCGAAAACAGAAGTGTGGTTTAACTCAAACTTACGCTTAGCAACAAGGCAGGTTCTTTCTGGCGATAAAAAGCGTTTGGCGATGAGTTTTAGTGACTTAGATGAATATTTGAATATGCCAGACGCAGAAGATGAACTGAAAGTGATTTATGAAACCATCAACTACAGCCGTCATTTTGGTTTGCCAACGCTTGAAAGAGTGTCTGGGTTACTTGGTTTATCTGAGCAACAATTTCAAAGGCGTCTGCATCGACTTGGGTTAAATTTTTCCACCATCATGGGGTATGTATTGAGTAACATTGCAGTCGAGTTGTTAAGACACAACATTGCCATTGAAGAGATAGCGGAGCGATTAGGGTATTTGCATGTTGCGAGTTTTAATCGAATGTTCAAAAAGCATCGAGGTCTAACTCCAAAGCAGTATTTAGACCGTTTTAGTGATGCTTTTTAA
- the yjeH gene encoding L-methionine/branched-chain amino acid transporter codes for MSQLKQEITLFSGIGQLSTTLLGTGLFMIPAIAAGIAGEASLWAWIILFIAICPIALTFAQLGKRYPNAGGTAYFVRQAFGVKLERSVAWLFVSVIPVGLPAAIELAGGFAQQLLPSPLNNAMLAQVLTIALLIIVSLIGSKSSGQLQTVIALSIFSLVGAFFWVGDIGTQDLTMPALTSDSLWSIGAALGVMFWCFVGIEAFAHMGEEFKNPQRDFPIAIIVGCFVAGATYWACSVVILKFNAYGSAAFDSTSIPWLSEHLFGSGIKTVISLLGFFACFASINLYTQSLSRMIWAQARQHQPDGKLAKVSRRGVPANATYLVGGILLISCIAGEISGMDLEFFLKLANGIFVFIYLLAMLAAFQLLTGFAKWLAAISLLLCTLVFVCLGWSMLYAITIFALLSIPWKRIFINRSISWDKNLRKQK; via the coding sequence ATGAGCCAACTAAAACAAGAGATCACCTTATTTTCCGGGATCGGACAACTTTCGACGACTCTACTCGGTACAGGGCTATTCATGATCCCCGCCATTGCGGCAGGTATCGCAGGGGAGGCCTCTTTGTGGGCATGGATAATACTCTTCATCGCTATTTGCCCTATTGCTCTCACTTTTGCCCAACTCGGTAAACGTTATCCTAACGCTGGCGGTACGGCCTATTTTGTTAGACAAGCGTTTGGCGTGAAGTTAGAGCGTAGCGTTGCGTGGTTATTTGTCAGTGTCATTCCTGTCGGGCTTCCTGCGGCCATTGAACTGGCTGGCGGGTTCGCCCAACAACTGCTCCCCTCTCCGCTCAACAATGCCATGTTGGCGCAAGTGTTAACGATAGCGCTACTCATTATTGTCAGCTTGATCGGCAGTAAATCTTCAGGCCAGCTACAAACCGTTATCGCTTTAAGTATCTTTTCCTTAGTTGGCGCTTTCTTCTGGGTCGGAGATATCGGCACACAAGACTTAACGATGCCCGCATTAACCTCTGATTCACTCTGGTCCATTGGGGCGGCCTTAGGGGTTATGTTCTGGTGTTTTGTTGGGATAGAAGCGTTTGCTCATATGGGAGAAGAATTTAAAAACCCTCAACGTGACTTTCCGATTGCGATCATTGTCGGCTGCTTTGTTGCAGGGGCGACTTACTGGGCTTGCTCAGTCGTGATACTAAAATTCAATGCTTATGGCAGTGCCGCTTTTGATAGTACTTCGATCCCTTGGCTGAGTGAGCACCTGTTTGGTTCTGGGATAAAAACCGTCATCAGCCTACTCGGGTTCTTTGCCTGCTTTGCCAGTATTAACCTTTACACGCAGAGTTTATCCCGAATGATTTGGGCACAAGCGAGGCAGCATCAACCAGATGGGAAACTGGCGAAAGTATCCCGCCGAGGCGTTCCTGCTAATGCCACTTATCTGGTTGGCGGTATCCTATTGATTTCATGTATCGCTGGGGAAATATCTGGTATGGATTTGGAGTTTTTCCTAAAGCTTGCCAACGGGATATTTGTATTTATCTATCTGCTCGCAATGCTAGCCGCTTTCCAGTTACTAACTGGGTTTGCAAAATGGCTTGCGGCTATCTCTCTTCTACTTTGCACCTTGGTTTTTGTCTGCTTAGGGTGGTCAATGCTGTATGCCATTACTATCTTTGCTCTGCTCTCTATTCCATGGAAGCGCATTTTCATCAATCGCTCTATTTCTTGGGATAAGAACCTTAGAAAACAAAAATAA
- a CDS encoding Lrp/AsnC family transcriptional regulator has translation MDKFDQQIIDILKINGRCSVSELARDINLSRSAVTARIKKLEDDGVILGYEVKLAEAKSERTSLGAYLALKFDTSSSTHCCESYAKKIEAIPEVQWCHAISGETDMMLYVEACSMARINEIRDHLHTYPELRHLMTHAVLNEFFNKQMKDKK, from the coding sequence TTGGATAAGTTTGATCAGCAGATCATCGACATATTGAAAATTAATGGTCGGTGTTCGGTGAGTGAGTTAGCTCGTGACATTAATCTATCGCGCTCTGCTGTAACCGCGAGAATAAAAAAGCTAGAAGATGATGGTGTCATTCTCGGTTATGAGGTGAAGCTTGCAGAAGCAAAGTCTGAACGAACAAGTCTTGGAGCATATTTGGCATTAAAGTTTGATACATCAAGTTCTACACACTGCTGCGAATCTTATGCAAAGAAAATTGAAGCAATACCCGAAGTTCAGTGGTGTCATGCAATTAGCGGTGAAACCGATATGATGTTGTACGTGGAGGCGTGTAGTATGGCTCGGATCAATGAGATTCGTGATCACTTACATACTTACCCTGAACTTCGTCACTTAATGACACACGCGGTATTGAATGAATTTTTCAATAAACAGATGAAAGACAAAAAATAG
- a CDS encoding LysR family transcriptional regulator, which translates to MLNKMNLNLLRSLYVLLEERHVSRTAERLHITQSAVSRQLSQLREWFDDPLLVRDGNQLIPTPRAEQLSLKLVDLFSEFETLIDDKPFEPLEWDDQFVMASSDYVAQYILPEIAQLFATQAPKVNLHYQLWLPEYLSQLAEGPIQLASTMLPEKPAGVSSVQIGEDRSVCVMRKGHPLDRNTALSVEEMLAYSHIRVSGGGDKDSYIDKALKDIGRARNIALTVPFFSAAFNSLCRSDYLMVIPFHIAHNLSQLIELSYLPLPVETPTHKYWLLWHPKYDQDPAHQWGREMIKSVLDKSEYSIGYVLKS; encoded by the coding sequence ATGCTGAATAAAATGAATCTTAACCTGTTGCGCTCACTTTATGTGTTGTTAGAAGAGAGGCACGTCAGTCGAACTGCTGAGCGTTTGCATATCACTCAATCCGCCGTCAGCCGTCAACTGAGTCAATTAAGAGAGTGGTTTGACGATCCTTTGCTGGTTCGAGATGGGAATCAACTTATCCCCACTCCAAGAGCCGAACAGTTGTCACTTAAGCTGGTGGACTTATTTAGTGAATTTGAAACGCTTATCGATGATAAACCCTTCGAGCCATTAGAATGGGATGATCAATTTGTGATGGCATCAAGTGATTATGTCGCCCAATATATTCTTCCAGAAATTGCTCAACTGTTTGCAACTCAAGCTCCGAAAGTGAATTTACATTATCAGTTGTGGCTACCAGAGTATTTGAGTCAACTTGCCGAAGGGCCCATTCAATTAGCTTCAACTATGCTGCCAGAGAAACCCGCAGGCGTATCAAGCGTACAAATAGGAGAAGATCGCTCGGTGTGTGTGATGAGAAAAGGGCATCCGCTTGATCGTAATACCGCTCTGAGCGTTGAAGAGATGCTAGCGTATTCCCATATTCGAGTTTCTGGCGGAGGGGATAAAGATAGCTATATTGATAAAGCTTTAAAGGACATTGGACGCGCACGAAACATTGCCCTTACGGTTCCTTTTTTCTCTGCTGCTTTTAATTCGCTCTGCCGAAGCGACTACTTGATGGTGATTCCATTTCATATTGCACATAACCTGTCGCAGCTTATTGAACTTTCATATCTACCATTGCCAGTAGAAACACCGACTCACAAATATTGGTTACTTTGGCACCCAAAATACGACCAAGATCCTGCGCACCAGTGGGGTCGAGAGATGATTAAATCAGTGCTGGATAAATCAGAATACTCGATAGGGTATGTTTTAAAATCATGA